CGGCGACCGCGACCGAGCCGACGATCAGCGCGATACCGACTCCGGCCAGCACCAGCCAGGCGGTGCCGACCCCGTTGGAGACCTCGCCCTCGGGCACGAAGACCTCGACCACGGCGATGTCCCCGGAACCCAGCGCCGTCGGCTGGAGCAGCACCGAACCGCCGGTGACCTCGGCGATCGCGGCGCGCCCCGACTCCCGTACGGTCTCCAGGTCCTTGCGGGTGGCCCGCCGGCTGCCGATCTCCAGCGCCCGCCGGTCCGGTTCCTCGGCGGCGGGGACATGGACGGCGAGCCGGCCCTCGTCGCCCGGTTCGGTGGACAGGACGGCCCGGGTCAGTTCCTTGCGGTCGGTGGTGATCGAGAGGGTCGGCCCGATGGTGGCCGCCTGCCGCTCGGCGTCGGTGAAGGCCCGGTCCCGGGCCATTTCCTTGATGACGAGGCCGAGCGGTACCGCGAAGGCGATGACGACCATCGCCGTGACGGCCAGACAGACCTTGACGAGGGCCCATCTCATGCCGGCGGCTCCAGCTTCACACCGACACCGCGCAGGGTGTGCAGATAGCGCGGCCGGGCGGCGGTCTCGCCCAGTTTGCGGCGCAGCCACGAGAGATGGACGTCGATGGTCTGGTCGTCGCCGTAGGACTGCTGCCAGACCTCCGCGAGCAGTTCCCTGCGGGCCACGACCACACCGGGCCGGCCGGCCAGAAAGGTCAGGAGGTCGAATTCGCGGCGGGTCAGATCGAGGGTGGCCCCGTCCAGTTCGGCCTGCCGGCGCAGCGGGTCTATGGAGAGCCCGCCGACCTGGATGACGCGCGGCGGCGGCGCCTCGCCGCCGGCCGCCCGGGAACGGCGCAGCACGGCGGCCATCCGCGCCGAGAGGTGTTCCACCGAGAACGGCTTGGTCAGGTAGTCGTCGGCCCCGTCGTTGAGGAGGCGCACGATCTCGGCCTCGTCGTCCCGCGCCGTCGCGATGATGACGGGGACGTCGGTGATGGAGCGGAGCATCTTCAGTGCCTCGGCTCCGTCGAGGTCGGGCAGTCCGAGGTCGAGGATGACCACGTCGAATCCGAAATGCGCGACCTCGCGCAGCGCTTCGAGCGCGGTGCCGACACTCCGCACGGTGTGGGATGCCTCGCTGAGGTGCCGGATGAGGGCGGAACGTACGAACTGGTCGTCCTCGACCACGAGCACTCTTGCCATGGGCGGCACCGTACGCCATTCGCCCGCCCGTGGTGCCGGGCCGGTCCTCTCCGGGACAGCGGAGGCCCGTGTGGTGCAGGATGTCCCGGATGCAACGAGGACTCGTACACGCGATCGCGTGGTCGCTCGCCACCGGGGCGGCGGTCACGCTGTCGTGGTGGGGTGTGCACACGGTGATGGCGGGGACCGCCTACGACCCGCCGCGCGCGGTGCCCCTGGCCGTGGGGGCGCCCACCGGGCAGAGCACGCAGGAACCGGTGTCCTCGTCCACGCACCGCCCCGCGCCGTCCCCCTCCTCGCGCACGGCCGCCCCCCGCACCACGCCTCCGGCCACCCGGAAACCGTCCCGTACCCCGTCCCGTACGCCGTCGAGCAGCCCGGCGCCCGCACAGTCCTCGGCCCCCTCGGGCGAGGTGAAGAGCTACAGCACGGACGGCGGGCGGGCCGTGTTCGAGCTGGGGAGCAGCTCGGCGAAGCTGGTGTCGGCGACCCCGGAGCCCGGCTGGTCGATGCAGGTGTGGACGAACACGACCTGGATCAGGGTCAATTTCAGCGACGAGACCGGGGCGACGTACTCGCTGTTCTGCACCTGGAACGACCATCCGCCGCAGGTCCAGATCGTCGGCCCGTAGCGTCGCGCCTACGTGAACGTCGAGGGCGGGGGTGCCGGGGACGCCTTGGCGCCCGCGTCCGTGACGGGGGCGGCGCCTCCGGTGAAGTCCGCGAGCGCCCGCCCGTGTTCGACCCGGCCGGGGTGCGGATCGGTCGCGACCCGGCGGGTGAGTTCGGCGACGGCGAGCGGCAGATCCGAGGCGAGCAGCACGGCGTTGCCGAAGCGCCGGCCGCGCCAGACGGTCGGGTCGGCGGCGAGTGCCAGCTCGGGGAAGAGCGTGGCGGCGGTGGCGATCTGGCCGCGGAGGTGGGCCAGCGGCGGTCCGTCGGCGAGGTTGGCGACGTACTGTCCGCCGGGCTTCAGGACGCGGCGGACCTCGGCGAGGAATTCTGCCGAGGTGAGGTGCGCGGGGGTACGGGCTCCGCTGAAGACGTCGGCGATGACGAGGTCCGCCCAGCCGTCCTGGATCTTGGCGAGTCCGGCGCGGGCGTCGGCGGAACGGACGCGTATCCGGGCCTGCGGGTCCAACGGAAGCTCCCGGCGGACCAGTTGGACGAGCGCCGCGTCGACCTCGATGATCTGCTGGGTGGAGCGCGGGCGGGTCGCGGCGACGTAGCGGGCGAGCGTGAAGGCCCCGCCGCCGAGGTGCAGCACCTGCAGGGGCTGCTGGGCGGGCGCGGCGAGATCGATCATGTGGCCGATCCTGCGCTGGTACTCGAAGGACAGGAACGAGGGATCGTCGAGGTCCACGTGCGACTGCGGGGCGTCGTCCAGCAGCAGCGTCCAGCCGTGGGGCCGCTCGCGGTCGGGCACCAGCTCGGCTCGACCGCCGTCCACCTCCGCCACGAGGGGCTCCCGCTTGCGGTCGGACCGCTTCCGGGCGCTCGCGCCTCCTGCCGACGCTCCTCGACGTGCCACGCCTGCTCGCCCTTGCTCGTCCGTTGCGGGGCCGGTACGCCACTGCTCCACCGGCGGCGGCAGGAGATCCGGCCGTCCGGCCATTATGGACTCACTGGCAGTTGTCGGCCGCCTCGATCAGCCGGGCCGCCTGGCCCAGGGCCTCCCGGAGGACGGCCGGGTCGGTGACCGGTGCGTCGGCGGCCGGCGGCAGCAGCCAGCCGCTGCCGGAGACGGGGGGCTCGGCGGGGATGCGGAATCCACGGCCGTTCGTCCGCGTACAGGCGCTGCCGGGTACGTCCCAGGCGTCGGCCGTTCCGGGCGGTACGAGGAATCCGAGGGTGGCGCAGGCGCCGTCGTGGAGGACCGGGCCCACGGCCTCCAGGTCGGGGCCGCGGCGCAGGATGTCGACCGCCTCCAGGCCCTGCCGGGCCGGGACCGTGACCAGGTCGCACGGTTCACCCGCCGGTGCGGGGGATGCGGCCTGCGCGGGTGCGGGTGGTGCGGCGGGTGGTGCGGTCGTGGGGTGCGCCGCGGTCGTCAGTGAGCCGGTCTCCGTGCCGAGGTGCAGCAAGGGAACCCCTCCTCTCGTCGCCGAACGGAGCCTGACTCCGTCTCCACGTGGACCAACGCGTCCACGGCGTCAAGGGCTACGGCACCACGCCGCCACAAAGGATGGCAGTTCATGGCGGATCACGGGCGAGATATCCCCTTTGTACGCAAACACTCCGTGTGCGTCCCGTCACAGCAGGTACGTTCTTGCTCCGCCGGGACAACGGAACAAGCGCCCGGCTGCACCAGAGAGGGCCCAGCCATGGTGTCGACACGGCCAGTTCCCAACCTCGCCTTCCGCCGGCTGCGCGGACAGCGCTCCGCGGGGGAGTTCGCGGCGGCGGTCCGCCGCGCGGCGCGGGAGATCGGTGAACAGGTCGCCTGCGACGCCCGGTACATCGGCCGCGTGGAGTCCGGCGAGATCCGCTGCCCCAACTACGCGTACGAACGGGTCTTCCTCCACATGTTCCCCGGGGCCGGCCTTGCGGACCTGGGCTTCTCGGCCCGCGAGACCGTGCGTGGCCGGGGGGCGCGCACTCCGGACGCGGACGCTCCGGCGCACCGCACCACTCCACCGCCCCCCACGCTCCACAGCGACACCGACGAGGAGAGCGACGTGCTGCGTCGCATGTTCATGACCAGCGGGACCGCCACGGTGGCTGCCGCGTCCCTGGGCCTCGGCGGCGCATCCGCCGCCGCCCTGACCAGCCTGCCCGCACAGCGCCGGGTGGGCGAGGCCGAAGTGACCGCCGTCGAGAAGGCGGTGCGGCAGATCCGGCTGCTGGACGACCGGCACGGGGCCGACGGCCTCTACCGGCGGGCCGCCCAGCCGCTCCGGGCTGCGTACGCCCTGCTCGACGCGGGAACGACCACGCGCCGCGCCACCGCGGACCGGCTGCACGCGGGCGCGGGCGAGCTGGCGATCTCGGTGGGCTGGCTGGCCCACGACTCGGGCCGCTTCGAGGACGCCCGCTCCCACTACGCGGAGGCGCTGGCGACGGCGCGGCTGGCGGGGGACGCGGCGCTGGAGGCGCACGCCTTCTGCAACGCGTCGTTCCTGGCCAGGGATACGGGACGGCCGCGCGAGGCGGTGCGCGCGGCGGAGGCCGGCCAGCGGGCCGCCCGGCCGCTGGGCTCCCCGCGGCTGCTGGCGCTGCTGGCCCTGCGGGAGGCGGGGGGCCGGGCGGGGCTCGGTGACCGCACGGGGTGCGACCAGGCGATCGGGCGGGCGCACGCCGCGTTCGAGCGGGGGGCGACCGTGTCCGACCCGGAGTGGATGACCTTCTTCCGCGAGGCGGAGATGGAGATGCTGCAGGCCCAGTGCTGGTCGGCGCTGGGCGACTGGCCGCGGGCGGCGCGTCACGCGCGGCGGGCCACCCGGTTCCAGGACCCGCACTTCACACGGAACCTGGCGCTCTACCGGGCCCAGCTGACCGGCGACCTGGCACGCGCCGGGATCGCGGACGAGGCGGCGGCAGCGGGACACGCGGTGCTGGACCTGCTGGACCAGGTCCAGTCTTCCCGCATCCGCGCGATGCTGGCGAGCGCGGTGCGGGTGCTGCGGGCGCAGAGCGGTTCGCCTGCGGTCACGGATTTCGTCTCCCGGTACGCGGAGGCGGGCGCGGCCGTGACCGGTCCGTCGGCTCGGCCACCGGCTGCCCGCTGACCGCTATCCGTCCAGGTGACCCGTGTCGTTCCAGCGCTCCAGCGCGGGCATGCCGTACGCCCAGCCCAGCACCGACAGCGACGTCGGGTCGAGCCGGATGCGCGCCGCGAACGACACGTCCTCCCCCAGCCACCGCGCCCCCAGGGCCCGCAGGATGTGGCCGTGGGCGAAGACCAGGACATCGCGGTCCGCCGAGCGCGCCCAGTCCACGATCTCGTCCGCACGGGCGGACAGCTCCGCCGGCGTCTCACCCTCCGGCACCCCGTCCCGCCAGATCAGCCAGTCCGGCCGGTCCGCCTTGATCTGGGCCGGGGTCAGGCCCTCGTAGGCCCCGTAGTCCCACTCCATCAGCGCGTCCCACGGCTCCGCCCGCTCACCGAACCCGGCGATCGCACAGGTCTCGGACGCCCGGACGAGCGGGCTGGTCCTGACCTCGACACCCGGCAGGCCCGCCCACGGCTCGCGGTGCAGGCGCTCGCCGAGCAGCTTGGCGCCCTCACGGCCGGTGTCCAGCAGCGGAATGTCCGTCCTGCCGGTGTGATTGCCCTGCACCGACCACTGGGTCTGGCCGTGCCGGGCGAGCAGGATGCGCGGTGCCATGAAGGCTCTCCCTGGAACTGAGATCTCACGATCTGGTAGGTCCCGGACGGCGGTGTCCGTTACGGCGACGAGGGGCGGGAACCGGCCCCGGGCCCGCTCGGGGGCACCGCCGATTCCTCCCGCTCCATCATCTCTCACGTGCCCGGGAGGCAACCCCCGGGGCCGTAACGGCGTCCCTTCCAGCACGGTCCCGGCCACAGCCGGGCCGCCCCGGGTCCGCACCCGCGAACGGGGCGGCCGGAACCGGGACCCCCCAGGGAATCCCGGCCGACGACCGCCGTACGGTTGAATGCCATTCGTCGGCAGCATGAACATGGGGAGAGCTACCGGATGCAGCACGCCACCGCCGCGCCCGCACCCGGCCACCGTCCCCGATGGTGGACCGAGCTGCCACTGATAGCGGTGGTGTACGCGCTGTACTCGGCGGGACGGCTGCTGGTCCGCGGTGACGTGTCGACCGCGGTCGACCACGGGCTCGCGATACTCCGGCTGGAACAGGCCCTCTTCCTGAACGCCGAGCATCCGCTGAACCGGCTGCTGACCGCCAACCCCGCGCTCGGGATACCCGCCGACTTCGCGTACGCCTCACTGCACTACCTCGTCACCCCGGCCGTCCTCATATGGATGTTCCGGCGCCGGAAGGCCGCCTACCGGGCGGCCCGCACCTGGCTCATGACCTCCACGCTCCTCGGGCTGATCGGCTTCACGCTGATGCCGACCTGCCCGCCCCGGCTGCTCGACGCACGGCACGGCTTCGTCGACACGATGGCCCAGTACAGCTCGTACGGCTGGTGGGGCACCGAAGCGAGCGCACCGCGCGGGCTCGGCGGGATGACCAACCAGTACGCGGCGATGCCGAGCCTGCACGTCGGCTGGTCGGTGTGGTGCGGGGTCCTTCTCTGGCGGCACGGCCGCCACCCCGTCGTACGGGCCCTCGGCATCGCCTACCCCCTGCTGACCACGCTCGTGGTGATGGGGACCGCGAACCACTACTTCCTCGACGCCGTGGCGGGCGTCGCGGTGATGACCGTCGGAGCCCTTCTCGCGAAGCCGGTCATCCGCCTCTCCGACCGCCTGAAGAACCGGTTCCGGGCCGGCGCGGTCCCCGTGAGCACGGCCGTGAATGCCGGTAAGTCCCCGGATGTCAGTGCCGGATGCAAGACTTCCGCGGGTGAGCGAATCCCCGGCCAGCGGACCTCCTCCGCAGATTCAACCGACACCGGCGCACCGGTCGACGACGCTGCGGCAGCGGCTCGCTGAGCTGCGCGGCCCGTCCGTCGCACCGCACCCGCTCGACGCACGCGCGCTGGCCGCCCTGGCCGCCAATCCCGGCTGCAAGCGGCGTGCCCTGCTGGACGCCGCGGGGGTGAACAAGACCGTGCTGGCCACGGCGCTCGGTTCCCCCGCCGCCTTCGGCCAGTCGCAGTTCGCGTTCATGCGGGGCAACGCGTTCGAGGCGAAGGTGAAGGCCGACGGCGGTACGGAGCTGCTGCGCCTGCTGTACGAGCGCCTCGGCGGCGACTGCGAGGCACCGCGCGAGGCGCTGGTGCCGGATCTGACGGCCGCCGGGCCCGAAGGCCGTGCGGCCAGGACGGCGCTGGCCCTGCGGGAGGCGACGGCGGCGGGCGGCTGGGCCCTGCTCGACCATCCGATGCTGGCCCTGGAGGTGGCGGGCTCGCCCGCCTATCTGGAGCCGGACGCCGTGGTGGTGCACCCCGACGGCACCTGGACCGTGGTCGAGATCAAGTCATTCCCCATGATCGACGGCTCGTCGGACGCGGCCAAGGTCGGCGCCGCCGCCCGGCAGTCCGCGGTCTACGTCCTGGCCCTGGAGCGGATCGCCGCGGTGACCGAGGGCGCCGAGGTCGGGCACCGGGTGCTGCTGGTCTGCCCGAAGGACTTCTCCAACCTGCCGACGGCCTCGGTCGTCGACGTCCGCAAGCAGCGGGCCGTCACCCGCCGCCAGCTGACCAGGCTGACCCGCATCGAGGACATCGCCGCCACCCTGCCCGAGGGCACCACCTTCGACCCGGGCTGCTCGCCGCAGGAGCTCGGCGAGGCCGTCGACGCGGTCGGCGCGGCGTACGCCCCGGAGTGCCTGGCCGCCTGCGAACTGGCCTTCCACTGCCGGGAGAAGTCCCGTGCCCGAGGCGCCGTGGAGGCACTGGGGCGCAGTGTCCGCGGCGAGCTCGGCGGGCTCACGACGGTGGGCGCGGTGCTGGCCGCCGCCGCGGGCAAGGAGGGCGACCCCGCCGATCCGACGGTCGCGGCGCTGCGCCGTGCCGCTGCCCTGCGCGCGGAAGCGCTGGAGGGCCGCGCGGTATGTCACTGATCACCACACTGGCGCGGCTGGAGGCGGTGGAGAGCGGGCGGGCCCAGCCCCTGGCCACCGTCCGCCACCGCCATCTCACCGCCGGGCCGCTCGTGCTGGTCCCGCTCACCACCGCCGGTGAGGCGGGCGCCCCGCTCGGGGCGCTGGTGGGTACGGACCGGGAGACGCCCCGGCTGCTGGCCGTGGCCCAGCCGCGCGACCGCGATCTGCGCTTCGCGTTCCTCGCCGAGCTGGCCGAGGCCGTGCTGCCGCACATCGAGTCGTACGCCGACGTGGTCGAGCCGGCCGAGCGCAACGAGACCGATCCCGAGACCGGCAAGAAGGTCAAGGTCGAGGTCGAACTGTGCACGGACGCCGCGCAGCTGATCGTGCCGAGCCGGGCGGGCATCGACTTCGTACGCCTCCTGGGGCGCTCGATGCGCTTCCGGCGGACCGCGGAGGACGATCCGGACACCCCGTATCCGGCGCCCGCGCGGGTCCCCCTGCTGGGTCGTTGGCTGACGCACTACGCGGAGCGGGCCAGGGTGCCCGGCTCCTCCCTGCTGCTCGCCACGACCGATCTCCTGAACCGCCACTGGGCGACCGGCCAGAGCAGCCTGGAGGACCAGCACCTGGGAGCGCTGCTCGCCTGGATCGCCCCTCCGGACGGCGGATCGGGTGCCGATGCCGCCCTGCGCGCGGAGCTGGAACGGGACCGGGAGGGCCAGTTGCTCTGCCCGCCGGCGGGGCCGGCCACGGACCCCGCGTTCGACAACCGGCTGCTGGCCCCCGCGATCGAGGCGTACGACCGGGCGCGCACGGCGCTCGCGGCGGCGGAGGACGGACTCGCCGCGGACGCCCGCCTGGCCGAACTGACGCGCGCCGAGCGGGAGATCAGATCGCTGCTGGCCAAGGTCATGCTGCCCACCTGGGACGCGGTGTGGCGGGGGCTCGACCTGCTGCGCGAACTGCCCGAGGGGGCCAGGGCCGAGGACCGCTGGACGCGGGACCGCTGGTCGTTCACGGGCCACCGGGACCGGGTGCGGGCCGGGGAGCCCCCGCAGCCCCGCCGGGACGACGCGGTGACGGCCGCGCAGAAGCTGGCCTCCCGGGAGTCGGCCCAGGCCCAGCTCGACGCGCAGGAGGCGCTGGACGATCCGCTGGTGCTCGCGGGGCGCAGACTGTCCGGCGAGGCGTTCGTCGGGGAGGTGACGGAGGTGGTGATGGCCTACAGCGAGTCGAAGCGTCCTTCCCCGCGCCCCCTGGTCACGGTCCGTACGGACGAGCACCCGCAGCTCGGTGAGCGGACGAAGGTGTACCGCTCGCTGGACGGCAAACCGCAGACCGCGGAGTTCGTGGAGCGGGTGTCCGCCGGGGACGGCGGGGAGGACGGTCCGCTGCTGGTGCTGCGGATCACCGACCGGATGGGCCGGAGCAAGGAGCCCGCGCCGGGATCGGTCCCCGAGCCGGGCGACCGGATCGTCTGGACCCTGTTCGAGCACGACCCTCGCGGCGGTCCGAAGCTGCCGGACCCCGAGGAGACCCCCTGGACCCACGGCGGCCCG
The Streptomyces sp. NBC_00234 DNA segment above includes these coding regions:
- a CDS encoding response regulator transcription factor, with product MARVLVVEDDQFVRSALIRHLSEASHTVRSVGTALEALREVAHFGFDVVILDLGLPDLDGAEALKMLRSITDVPVIIATARDDEAEIVRLLNDGADDYLTKPFSVEHLSARMAAVLRRSRAAGGEAPPPRVIQVGGLSIDPLRRQAELDGATLDLTRREFDLLTFLAGRPGVVVARRELLAEVWQQSYGDDQTIDVHLSWLRRKLGETAARPRYLHTLRGVGVKLEPPA
- a CDS encoding spermidine synthase, whose protein sequence is MARRGASAGGASARKRSDRKREPLVAEVDGGRAELVPDRERPHGWTLLLDDAPQSHVDLDDPSFLSFEYQRRIGHMIDLAAPAQQPLQVLHLGGGAFTLARYVAATRPRSTQQIIEVDAALVQLVRRELPLDPQARIRVRSADARAGLAKIQDGWADLVIADVFSGARTPAHLTSAEFLAEVRRVLKPGGQYVANLADGPPLAHLRGQIATAATLFPELALAADPTVWRGRRFGNAVLLASDLPLAVAELTRRVATDPHPGRVEHGRALADFTGGAAPVTDAGAKASPAPPPSTFT
- a CDS encoding tetratricopeptide repeat protein, whose amino-acid sequence is MVSTRPVPNLAFRRLRGQRSAGEFAAAVRRAAREIGEQVACDARYIGRVESGEIRCPNYAYERVFLHMFPGAGLADLGFSARETVRGRGARTPDADAPAHRTTPPPPTLHSDTDEESDVLRRMFMTSGTATVAAASLGLGGASAAALTSLPAQRRVGEAEVTAVEKAVRQIRLLDDRHGADGLYRRAAQPLRAAYALLDAGTTTRRATADRLHAGAGELAISVGWLAHDSGRFEDARSHYAEALATARLAGDAALEAHAFCNASFLARDTGRPREAVRAAEAGQRAARPLGSPRLLALLALREAGGRAGLGDRTGCDQAIGRAHAAFERGATVSDPEWMTFFREAEMEMLQAQCWSALGDWPRAARHARRATRFQDPHFTRNLALYRAQLTGDLARAGIADEAAAAGHAVLDLLDQVQSSRIRAMLASAVRVLRAQSGSPAVTDFVSRYAEAGAAVTGPSARPPAAR
- a CDS encoding histidine phosphatase family protein, giving the protein MAPRILLARHGQTQWSVQGNHTGRTDIPLLDTGREGAKLLGERLHREPWAGLPGVEVRTSPLVRASETCAIAGFGERAEPWDALMEWDYGAYEGLTPAQIKADRPDWLIWRDGVPEGETPAELSARADEIVDWARSADRDVLVFAHGHILRALGARWLGEDVSFAARIRLDPTSLSVLGWAYGMPALERWNDTGHLDG
- a CDS encoding phosphatase PAP2 family protein, whose translation is MQHATAAPAPGHRPRWWTELPLIAVVYALYSAGRLLVRGDVSTAVDHGLAILRLEQALFLNAEHPLNRLLTANPALGIPADFAYASLHYLVTPAVLIWMFRRRKAAYRAARTWLMTSTLLGLIGFTLMPTCPPRLLDARHGFVDTMAQYSSYGWWGTEASAPRGLGGMTNQYAAMPSLHVGWSVWCGVLLWRHGRHPVVRALGIAYPLLTTLVVMGTANHYFLDAVAGVAVMTVGALLAKPVIRLSDRLKNRFRAGAVPVSTAVNAGKSPDVSAGCKTSAGERIPGQRTSSADSTDTGAPVDDAAAAAR